One Pseudonocardia abyssalis DNA segment encodes these proteins:
- a CDS encoding response regulator transcription factor produces the protein MTTVLICDDRRSVREGLTRVMSAVPGVHRIDCVAHGDELLARFSRQPVDVVLVGTQRAVPTGVEATRRLVAAHPQANVIVFGAPDDAGSIAAAIAGGARGYLRWDASRPELVAALAHTLASTAVPTPRAPTDPGVQLTERELQVLRGMSQGKSNGQIGRELYLSEDTVKTHARRLFRKLGVRDRAQAVAHGFRRGLVS, from the coding sequence GTGACGACGGTACTCATCTGCGACGATCGTCGTAGCGTCCGCGAAGGCCTGACCCGCGTGATGTCCGCGGTGCCGGGGGTGCACCGGATCGATTGCGTTGCGCACGGGGACGAGTTGCTGGCCCGGTTCTCCCGGCAGCCGGTCGACGTTGTCCTGGTAGGCACCCAGCGTGCGGTGCCCACCGGGGTGGAGGCGACGCGACGTCTGGTCGCCGCACACCCCCAGGCCAACGTCATCGTGTTCGGAGCCCCCGACGATGCGGGCAGCATCGCCGCGGCCATCGCGGGCGGCGCGCGCGGTTACCTGCGCTGGGACGCCTCGCGTCCCGAGCTGGTGGCCGCACTCGCCCACACTCTGGCGAGCACGGCCGTGCCCACGCCGAGGGCCCCGACGGACCCCGGCGTGCAGCTCACGGAGCGCGAGCTCCAGGTGTTGCGGGGCATGAGCCAGGGCAAGAGCAACGGCCAGATCGGGCGCGAGCTCTATCTGTCCGAGGACACGGTCAAGACCCACGCCCGCCGGCTGTTCCGCAAGCTCGGCGTGCGTGACCGGGCCCAGGCCGTCGCGCACGGCTTCCGTCGCGGTCTGGTCTCCTAG
- a CDS encoding sigma-70 family RNA polymerase sigma factor: MSETTDVPDELVTRAMAGDRVAVGHVLAIIRPLVVRYCRARLGRERSFASADDVAQEVCVAVLTALPGYRVQGRPFLAFVYGIASHKVIDAHRASTRNKSDPFADLPDSVETADGPEQRALRVELSGEMARLLEQLPEKQREILVLRVVVGLSAEETAEAVGSTPGAVRVAQHRALARLRKSMPEEVV; the protein is encoded by the coding sequence ATGAGTGAGACGACAGACGTTCCCGACGAACTCGTCACCCGCGCCATGGCGGGCGATCGAGTCGCCGTCGGGCACGTGCTCGCCATCATCCGGCCCTTGGTCGTGCGCTACTGCCGTGCGCGCCTGGGTCGGGAGCGTTCGTTCGCCTCGGCGGACGACGTCGCACAGGAGGTGTGTGTGGCCGTGCTGACGGCCTTGCCCGGGTACCGGGTCCAGGGGCGCCCCTTCCTCGCGTTCGTCTACGGCATCGCGTCACACAAGGTGATCGATGCCCACCGCGCCTCGACCCGCAACAAGTCCGATCCCTTCGCGGATCTCCCGGACTCGGTCGAGACCGCCGACGGACCGGAGCAGCGCGCCCTGCGCGTGGAGCTCTCCGGCGAGATGGCGCGGCTCCTCGAACAGCTCCCGGAGAAGCAGCGGGAGATCCTGGTGCTGCGCGTGGTGGTGGGTCTGTCGGCCGAGGAGACGGCCGAGGCCGTCGGTTCCACGCCCGGAGCGGTCCGGGTGGCACAGCACCGGGCCCTGGCCCGGCTCCGCAAGTCGATGCCCGAGGAGGTGGTCTAG
- a CDS encoding anti-sigma-D factor RsdA, with translation MQDERRGFGETSPRHRRTNGTNGFHPDKMRTQPIPFKDVSEEPIDLVAVQADDELISALAAGMSVSAPGVGGYDADDHVAALLASWRAEVDSEPLPELVDLDTAMATIQAASRPPGRRARHLFPLAAAAAMIVFTVGGVSVGASDARPGDTLWGVSRVLYSERAESVEAAGRVESRINEAKDALTRGEPDVAAAALAAAEEDLVAVRAEEGLAELAEVQSFLEAKAAETPPGKPVQPGTPLAADPRRPVPPRAAAEGAPTTPAPAPSGAVTTTAPTSPSDPAVSPLSADATPSPATPSVEPTTGTTPSSEGGSSSATSEGSPDPTTTTSGQGLGPTATEEGTPTAAGSESEPTTTS, from the coding sequence ATGCAGGACGAACGACGCGGTTTCGGCGAGACGAGTCCTCGCCACCGCCGCACCAACGGCACCAACGGCTTCCATCCGGACAAGATGCGCACGCAGCCGATCCCGTTCAAGGACGTGTCGGAGGAGCCGATCGACCTCGTCGCGGTGCAGGCCGACGACGAGCTGATCAGCGCCCTCGCCGCCGGGATGTCCGTCTCGGCCCCCGGTGTCGGCGGGTACGACGCCGACGACCACGTCGCCGCCCTGCTCGCCTCCTGGCGGGCGGAGGTCGATTCCGAGCCGCTCCCCGAGCTCGTCGACCTCGACACGGCGATGGCCACGATCCAGGCGGCATCCCGCCCCCCCGGTCGGCGCGCCCGGCACCTGTTCCCGCTCGCGGCCGCCGCCGCGATGATCGTCTTCACCGTCGGTGGTGTGTCCGTCGGTGCGTCCGACGCCCGGCCCGGTGACACCCTCTGGGGTGTCTCCCGCGTGCTCTACAGCGAGCGGGCGGAGTCGGTCGAGGCCGCCGGGCGCGTCGAGTCCCGGATCAACGAGGCCAAGGACGCCCTGACGCGCGGTGAGCCCGACGTCGCCGCCGCCGCGCTCGCCGCGGCGGAGGAGGACCTCGTCGCCGTCCGTGCCGAGGAGGGTCTCGCCGAGCTCGCCGAGGTGCAGAGCTTCCTCGAGGCGAAGGCTGCCGAGACCCCGCCGGGCAAGCCGGTGCAGCCCGGCACGCCGCTGGCCGCCGACCCCCGCCGTCCGGTACCGCCGCGCGCGGCCGCCGAGGGCGCCCCGACGACGCCCGCCCCGGCGCCGTCCGGCGCAGTCACGACGACGGCTCCGACGTCGCCGTCCGATCCGGCGGTCAGCCCGCTCAGCGCCGACGCGACCCCGTCGCCGGCCACGCCGAGCGTCGAGCCGACCACCGGCACCACCCCGTCCAGCGAAGGCGGGTCCTCGTCCGCCACCAGCGAGGGCAGCCCCGACCCGACCACCACCACCTCCGGTCAGGGCCTCGGCCCGACGGCCACCGAGGAGGGCACGCCCACCGCGGCGGGGTCGGAGTCGGAGCCGACCACCACCAGCTAG
- a CDS encoding DUF5319 domain-containing protein produces the protein MGDVPPDALPPDPFAGDPLDPALSLDGPEPEEAEELSDAERDEIVADIADLAVYQALLEVRGVRGIVVDCGDCGEQHFHEWSLLRASLQQLLDEGQMRPHEPAFDPDPSSYVTWEYCRGYADAVLSDS, from the coding sequence ATCGGGGACGTGCCACCTGACGCGCTGCCGCCGGACCCCTTCGCCGGGGATCCGCTCGACCCCGCGCTGTCGCTCGACGGCCCCGAGCCCGAGGAGGCGGAGGAGCTGAGCGACGCCGAGCGCGACGAGATCGTCGCCGACATCGCCGACCTCGCCGTGTACCAGGCGCTGCTGGAGGTCCGTGGGGTCCGCGGCATCGTGGTCGACTGCGGCGACTGCGGCGAGCAGCACTTCCACGAGTGGAGCCTGCTGCGCGCGAGCCTGCAGCAGCTGCTCGACGAGGGGCAGATGCGCCCGCACGAGCCGGCCTTCGATCCCGACCCCAGCAGCTACGTCACGTGGGAGTACTGCCGCGGCTACGCCGACGCGGTGCTCTCCGACTCCTGA
- the guaB gene encoding IMP dehydrogenase yields the protein MTSEAAGLPPKFAMLGLTFDDVLLLPAESDVVPSSVDTGTQVTRRVRLKVPLVSSPMDTVTESRMAIAMARAGGLGTLHRNLSPEQQAAQVEVVKRSEAGMVTDPVTCSPEATLADVDALCAKFRISGVPVTDAGGKLVGIITNRDMRFEMDHTRPVREVMTHAPLITARIGVSAEAALGLLRRHKLEKLPILDNDGILRGLITIKDFNKTEKYPLATKDPDGRLVVAAAVGVGEESYARAMGLVEAGVDVLMVDTAHGHSRRVLEMVAKLRAEVGDVDVVGGNVATRAGAAALVEAGADAVKVGVGPGSICTTRVVAGVGAPQITAIYEASLACAASGVPVIGDGGIQYSGDISKAIAAGASTVMLGSLLAGTAESPGDLILVGGKQYKTYRGMGSLGAMSAREGSKSYSKDRYAQDDVLSEDKLVPEGIEGRIPFRGPLSQVVHQLTGGLRSGMGYAGANTIPQLQQAQLVRITAAGLKESHPHDITMTVEAPNYAAR from the coding sequence ATGACGAGCGAGGCCGCCGGTCTGCCGCCCAAGTTCGCGATGCTGGGCCTGACCTTCGACGACGTGCTGCTGTTGCCCGCCGAGTCCGACGTGGTGCCGTCGTCCGTCGACACGGGGACGCAGGTCACCCGCCGCGTCCGGCTGAAGGTGCCGCTCGTGTCGTCGCCGATGGACACCGTCACCGAGTCGCGCATGGCCATCGCCATGGCGCGCGCGGGCGGGCTGGGCACCCTGCACCGCAACCTCTCGCCCGAGCAGCAGGCCGCACAGGTCGAGGTCGTGAAGCGGTCCGAGGCGGGGATGGTCACCGATCCCGTGACGTGCTCACCCGAGGCCACCCTCGCCGACGTGGACGCGCTGTGCGCGAAGTTCCGTATCTCCGGCGTGCCGGTCACCGACGCGGGCGGCAAGCTCGTCGGGATCATCACCAACCGCGACATGCGGTTCGAGATGGACCACACGCGGCCCGTCCGTGAGGTCATGACGCACGCGCCGCTGATCACCGCGCGGATCGGCGTGTCCGCGGAGGCCGCGCTGGGCCTGCTGCGCCGGCACAAGCTGGAGAAGCTGCCGATCCTCGACAACGACGGCATCCTGCGCGGGCTGATCACGATCAAGGACTTCAACAAGACCGAGAAGTACCCGCTGGCCACGAAGGACCCTGACGGCCGGCTGGTCGTCGCGGCCGCGGTGGGCGTGGGCGAGGAGTCCTACGCCCGCGCGATGGGGCTGGTCGAGGCCGGCGTCGACGTGCTGATGGTCGACACCGCGCACGGGCACTCGCGGCGCGTGCTGGAGATGGTGGCGAAGCTGCGCGCCGAGGTCGGTGACGTCGACGTCGTCGGCGGCAACGTCGCCACCCGCGCGGGGGCGGCAGCGCTCGTCGAGGCCGGGGCGGACGCCGTCAAGGTCGGGGTCGGGCCGGGCTCGATCTGCACCACGCGCGTCGTCGCGGGGGTGGGGGCGCCGCAGATCACCGCGATCTACGAGGCGTCGCTGGCCTGCGCCGCGTCCGGCGTCCCGGTGATCGGCGACGGCGGCATCCAGTACTCCGGCGACATCTCCAAGGCCATCGCGGCCGGCGCGTCCACCGTGATGCTGGGCAGCCTGCTCGCGGGCACCGCGGAGTCGCCGGGCGACCTCATCCTCGTCGGCGGCAAGCAGTACAAGACCTACCGCGGCATGGGTTCGCTCGGGGCGATGAGCGCGCGAGAGGGCAGCAAGTCCTACTCCAAGGACCGCTACGCCCAGGACGACGTGCTCAGCGAGGACAAGCTCGTGCCGGAGGGCATCGAGGGGCGCATCCCGTTCCGCGGGCCGCTCTCGCAGGTCGTCCACCAGCTCACCGGCGGGCTCCGCTCAGGCATGGGCTACGCGGGCGCCAACACGATCCCGCAGCTGCAGCAGGCGCAGCTCGTCCGCATCACCGCGGCGGGCCTCAAGGAGAGCCATCCGCACGACATCACGATGACGGTCGAGGCGCCGAACTACGCGGCGCGCTGA
- a CDS encoding GuaB3 family IMP dehydrogenase-related protein, with protein sequence MRDHVEIGMGREARRSYDLGQVEIVPSRRTRSSQEVSTAWQLDAYRFEIPLITHPTDAVVSPASAVTVGKLGGLAVLNAEGLWARHADADGELARVLEAAESDDPAAAVRLLQELHAAPIQPALLAEALRTVREAGVTVAARVSPQRARELTPDLLAAGVEILVVQGTIISAEHVSDGEPLNLKDFIASLDVPVVAGGVGDYRTAMHLMRTGAAGVIVGYGESTATTTDEVLGIGVPMATAIVDAAAARRDYLDETGGRYVHVIADGGMTGSGDLAKAIACGADAVMLGEQLADATDSPGHGLYWTSSVAHPSLPRSEVTGFGPGDRNLEQVLFGPASSPYGTVNLFGALRRAMAKTGYSDLKEFQRVGLTVRG encoded by the coding sequence GTGCGTGACCACGTGGAGATCGGGATGGGCCGGGAGGCCCGTCGGAGCTACGACCTGGGCCAGGTCGAGATCGTGCCCTCGCGGCGCACGCGGAGCTCCCAGGAGGTGTCCACCGCCTGGCAGCTCGACGCGTACCGCTTCGAGATCCCGCTGATCACCCATCCGACCGACGCGGTGGTCTCGCCGGCCAGTGCGGTGACCGTCGGGAAGCTCGGCGGGCTCGCGGTGCTCAACGCCGAGGGGCTCTGGGCCCGGCACGCCGACGCCGACGGCGAGCTCGCCCGGGTGCTCGAGGCCGCCGAGTCCGACGACCCGGCCGCGGCCGTCCGGCTGCTGCAGGAGCTGCACGCCGCCCCGATCCAGCCGGCGCTGCTGGCCGAGGCACTGCGCACCGTCCGCGAGGCCGGGGTCACTGTCGCGGCGCGCGTGAGCCCGCAGCGCGCCCGCGAGCTCACCCCCGACCTGCTCGCGGCCGGTGTCGAGATCCTCGTCGTCCAGGGCACGATCATCTCCGCCGAGCACGTCTCCGACGGCGAGCCGTTGAACCTCAAGGACTTCATCGCCTCGCTCGACGTCCCCGTCGTCGCGGGCGGGGTGGGCGACTACCGCACCGCGATGCATCTCATGCGCACCGGCGCGGCGGGCGTCATCGTCGGGTACGGGGAGTCGACCGCCACCACCACCGACGAGGTGCTGGGGATCGGGGTGCCGATGGCCACCGCGATCGTCGACGCCGCCGCGGCCCGCCGCGACTACCTCGACGAGACCGGCGGCCGCTACGTCCACGTCATCGCCGACGGCGGCATGACCGGCTCCGGCGACCTGGCCAAGGCCATCGCCTGCGGAGCCGACGCCGTCATGCTGGGCGAGCAGCTGGCCGACGCCACCGACTCGCCCGGTCACGGGCTCTACTGGACCTCATCGGTGGCCCACCCGTCGCTGCCCCGCTCGGAGGTCACCGGGTTCGGTCCGGGCGACCGGAACCTCGAGCAGGTGCTGTTCGGTCCGGCGTCGAGCCCGTACGGCACGGTCAACCTGTTCGGTGCGCTGCGCCGGGCGATGGCGAAGACCGGCTACTCCGACCTCAAGGAGTTCCAGCGCGTCGGGCTGACCGTCCGCGGTTGA
- a CDS encoding Ltp family lipoprotein, translating into MTQPYPNPPQPSPGAWPPAWAPDEQTVRIPHQHHPAGPPAPFPGPPPAPFAGPPRKRRRWPWVVGGLLVLLVVGSSIGGRSTPAPAPAPAPAVAAVPAVEAPIAAAAPAAAPVVELPAPVTEPPAPAEPTMSVSQQNAVGSAESYLDFMAFSRSGLIKQLEFEGFSTADATFAVDTVDVDWMVQAEKSAQSYLDFTSFSRSGLIDQLEFEGFTSEQARHGADSVGL; encoded by the coding sequence ATGACCCAGCCCTACCCGAACCCGCCGCAGCCCAGCCCCGGGGCGTGGCCGCCGGCCTGGGCGCCCGACGAGCAGACGGTCCGGATCCCGCACCAGCACCACCCCGCCGGACCGCCCGCCCCGTTCCCCGGACCGCCGCCCGCCCCGTTCGCCGGCCCGCCGAGGAAGCGGCGCCGCTGGCCGTGGGTCGTCGGTGGCCTGCTGGTGCTGCTGGTCGTCGGGTCCTCGATCGGCGGCCGCAGCACCCCCGCCCCGGCCCCGGCCCCGGCCCCGGCCGTTGCCGCCGTCCCGGCCGTCGAGGCGCCCATCGCCGCTGCTGCTCCCGCTGCCGCACCCGTGGTCGAGCTCCCGGCGCCCGTGACCGAGCCCCCGGCACCTGCCGAGCCCACGATGTCGGTCAGTCAGCAGAACGCCGTCGGCTCGGCCGAGAGCTACCTCGACTTCATGGCGTTCTCCCGGTCGGGGCTCATCAAGCAGCTGGAGTTCGAGGGGTTCTCGACGGCCGACGCCACGTTCGCCGTCGACACCGTGGACGTCGACTGGATGGTGCAGGCGGAGAAGTCGGCACAGAGCTACCTCGACTTCACCTCCTTCTCCCGGTCCGGCCTCATCGACCAGCTCGAGTTCGAGGGGTTCACCTCCGAGCAGGCCCGCCACGGTGCCGACTCCGTCGGTCTGTGA
- a CDS encoding zinc-binding metallopeptidase family protein codes for MRSFSCPVCRQLVFFENSACLNCGTALGFARASHDLVAVDGLVRCANAGIAGCNWLVAPGEGLCGSCVLTRTRPADSDHDGMRAFGRAEAAKRRLVYQLDDLALPTSGVVFDLLSAGPVVTGHADGVVTIDLAEGDDGHREALRVQLAEPYRTLLGHLRHETGHWYWTVLVEPAPGPFRALFGDERADYAGALDRHYAGAPAPGWESTHVSAYATAHPWEDWAESFAHYLHIRDTLQSAAAFGLALPGAVPQQDGTGFDDLIATWLPLTYALNAVNRAMGKDDLYPFVLSPRVLEKLRFVHALVDRR; via the coding sequence GTGCGCTCCTTCTCCTGCCCGGTCTGCCGGCAGCTCGTGTTCTTCGAGAACTCCGCCTGCCTCAACTGCGGCACCGCGCTGGGGTTCGCCCGTGCGTCGCACGACCTCGTCGCGGTCGACGGGCTGGTCCGCTGCGCCAACGCCGGGATCGCCGGCTGCAACTGGCTGGTCGCGCCCGGCGAGGGGCTGTGCGGGAGCTGCGTGCTCACCCGCACGCGGCCCGCCGACTCCGACCACGACGGGATGCGCGCGTTCGGCCGCGCCGAGGCGGCGAAGCGCCGGCTCGTCTACCAGCTCGACGACCTCGCCCTGCCCACCTCCGGTGTCGTGTTCGACCTGCTCTCGGCCGGTCCGGTGGTCACCGGGCATGCCGACGGCGTCGTCACCATCGACCTGGCCGAGGGCGACGACGGGCACCGCGAGGCCCTGCGGGTGCAGCTCGCCGAGCCCTACCGCACCCTGCTCGGCCACCTGCGGCACGAGACCGGTCACTGGTACTGGACCGTCCTGGTCGAGCCGGCACCCGGGCCGTTCCGCGCCCTGTTCGGTGACGAGCGGGCCGACTACGCCGGCGCGCTGGACCGCCACTACGCCGGTGCCCCCGCACCGGGGTGGGAGTCCACGCACGTCAGCGCGTACGCCACGGCGCACCCGTGGGAGGACTGGGCCGAGTCGTTCGCCCACTACCTGCACATCCGCGACACCCTGCAGAGCGCCGCCGCCTTCGGCCTGGCCCTGCCCGGTGCCGTCCCGCAGCAGGACGGCACCGGCTTCGACGACCTGATCGCCACCTGGCTGCCGCTGACCTACGCCCTCAACGCCGTCAACCGGGCGATGGGCAAGGACGACCTCTACCCCTTCGTCCTGAGCCCGCGGGTGCTGGAGAAGCTCCGCTTCGTCCACGCCCTGGTCGATCGACGATGA
- a CDS encoding transglutaminase family protein, with amino-acid sequence MRTYRVTHRTSYVYRGEVSTSFGRAHLLPSDRPRQTCVDAAVIVTPRPAEQHEHTDAFGNRSTYFAVTSAHRELTVLAESTVAVAPAVAPSPRAWEDVRDGLRTDPDHIDARGYALPSPRLGPDPAVTAYALPSFPPGRAIADAALDLSARIHRDFRYVSGSSTVRSSVADLFASGEGVCQDFAHLAVAGLRSMGLAARYVSGYLETRPPPGRPKLAGADASHAWVSVFTGVSGSTGVSGSTGDGWYDVDPTNDRAVDDSFVELAHGRDYADVPPLRGVIFSSGGAGSELTVAVDMIRLDNG; translated from the coding sequence GTGCGGACCTACCGCGTCACCCACCGCACGTCCTACGTCTACCGCGGCGAGGTCTCCACCAGCTTCGGACGCGCCCACCTGCTGCCGTCCGACCGCCCGCGCCAGACCTGCGTCGACGCGGCCGTCATCGTCACCCCGCGCCCCGCCGAGCAGCACGAGCACACCGACGCCTTCGGCAACCGCTCCACCTACTTCGCCGTCACCTCCGCGCACCGCGAGCTGACCGTGCTCGCCGAGAGCACCGTCGCCGTCGCCCCCGCCGTCGCGCCGTCGCCCCGGGCGTGGGAGGACGTGCGCGACGGCCTGCGCACCGACCCCGACCACATCGACGCCCGCGGGTACGCCCTGCCCTCGCCCCGGCTCGGTCCCGACCCGGCCGTCACCGCGTACGCCCTCCCCTCCTTCCCGCCCGGGCGCGCGATCGCCGACGCCGCGCTCGACCTGTCCGCTCGCATCCACCGCGATTTCCGCTACGTCAGCGGCTCCAGCACCGTCCGCAGCTCGGTGGCCGACCTGTTCGCGAGCGGCGAGGGCGTCTGCCAGGACTTCGCGCACCTCGCCGTCGCCGGGCTGCGGTCGATGGGGCTGGCGGCGCGCTACGTCAGCGGCTACCTGGAGACGCGCCCGCCGCCGGGTCGTCCGAAGCTGGCGGGCGCGGACGCGTCGCACGCGTGGGTGTCGGTGTTCACCGGGGTGTCGGGGTCCACCGGGGTGTCGGGGTCCACCGGTGACGGCTGGTACGACGTCGACCCCACCAACGACCGCGCCGTCGACGACTCGTTCGTGGAGCTCGCGCACGGCCGCGACTACGCCGACGTGCCGCCGCTACGCGGGGTGATCTTCTCCAGCGGCGGGGCCGGGAGCGAGCTGACCGTCGCCGTCGACATGATCCGGCTCGACAACGGGTAG
- a CDS encoding circularly permuted type 2 ATP-grasp protein: MVAQAVVARVTTSPAHAADGAGWPGDDPCRLPAPGPARVTVAAGRVAGYEPDGHDEMLDGHGAVRGAWSSLAVELDRAGPAGRAARDVDTRRLLAEDGVGYRPPGADDERPWALDPVPLLLTADEWSGLERGVAQRAELLDRLLADLYGPRLTLRTGLLPVEVVLGHEGYVRGWARSPGAPPRRELFLAGVDLARTADGWRVFGDRVQAPSGAGYAMAGRRVVARVLAPVHRRSRIRRLRPFLDAVRRGLEGLHTGPDAPRVVLLSPGPQSETAFEQAFLSSQLGFPLVLGSELMVREGRVWQRTLGRPEPVDVILRRVDAAWCDPLDLRAGSQLGVPGLLEAARRGAVTVVNGLGSGVAENPGLLPYLPALAQALLDEPLALPAAPTWWCGDPAGLSHVLARLPDLLVKPIARDEDRHTITGADLTAAERTELAARITAEPHAWTGQEVLTPSTVPTIGPGGRLTAQPVTLQAFAAADGGRFQVLAGGLALAGDRAKDVWVVDPGTRTAPRTFDGPPHAPAGALSPRVAADLFWLGRYAERAEDTARLLRAVVDRRADFQVGPEPGGRHALDVLLRATTAVTLTAPGFLGEGAVGRLAAPGPELLSLLTDRDRPGSLAYAVHRLTGSAQAVREQLSADTWFVLGRLESVLGELAASGAPDVSGAPDVSGAPDVSGAPDVSGALSRVLEGLLAMAGLAAESHVRDAGWCLLDAGRRVERAIGVCALVAATLCDRPRPAADALVLESVLIAAESVITYRRLPRTGVAAAVGLLLTDRTNPRSVAHQLERLRADVAGVPGPDAGVEAALEAVERRLADGPPPVHRGPAGTRAELRELVVGLGDDLAWFAEVLERGRFAPGVPPRPFGTVA, encoded by the coding sequence GTGGTGGCGCAGGCCGTCGTCGCACGGGTCACCACATCTCCCGCGCACGCCGCGGATGGCGCAGGATGGCCCGGTGACGACCCGTGCCGGCTGCCCGCGCCCGGGCCGGCCCGGGTGACCGTCGCCGCCGGCCGTGTCGCCGGCTACGAACCGGACGGGCACGACGAGATGCTCGACGGGCACGGAGCCGTCCGGGGCGCGTGGTCGTCACTCGCGGTGGAGCTGGACCGCGCGGGCCCGGCCGGTCGCGCCGCCCGCGACGTCGACACCCGCAGGCTCCTCGCGGAGGACGGCGTCGGCTACCGCCCGCCCGGTGCCGACGACGAGCGGCCCTGGGCCCTCGACCCCGTGCCGCTGCTGCTCACCGCCGACGAGTGGAGCGGGCTGGAACGGGGCGTCGCGCAGCGAGCCGAGCTGCTCGACCGGCTCCTCGCCGACCTCTACGGCCCGCGCCTCACGCTGCGCACCGGTCTGCTGCCGGTCGAGGTCGTGCTGGGCCACGAGGGCTACGTCCGCGGCTGGGCGCGCTCGCCGGGGGCGCCGCCGCGCCGCGAGCTGTTCCTCGCGGGCGTCGACCTCGCCCGTACCGCCGACGGGTGGCGGGTGTTCGGCGACCGCGTGCAGGCCCCGTCGGGCGCGGGGTACGCGATGGCCGGGCGCCGGGTCGTCGCACGGGTGCTGGCGCCGGTGCACCGCCGCTCCCGCATACGGCGCCTGCGCCCCTTCCTCGACGCCGTGCGCCGCGGACTGGAGGGGCTGCACACCGGGCCCGACGCGCCGCGCGTGGTGCTGCTCAGCCCCGGCCCGCAGAGCGAGACCGCCTTCGAGCAGGCGTTCCTGTCCTCGCAGCTCGGGTTCCCGCTGGTGCTCGGGTCGGAGCTGATGGTGCGCGAGGGCCGGGTCTGGCAGCGCACGCTCGGCCGCCCCGAGCCCGTCGACGTCATCCTGCGCCGCGTCGACGCCGCCTGGTGCGATCCGCTGGACCTGCGGGCGGGCTCGCAGCTCGGCGTCCCCGGGCTGCTCGAGGCGGCGCGGCGGGGCGCGGTGACCGTCGTCAACGGGTTGGGGAGCGGGGTCGCCGAGAACCCCGGCCTGCTCCCGTACCTGCCCGCGCTCGCGCAGGCACTGCTCGACGAGCCGCTCGCCCTCCCCGCCGCGCCGACCTGGTGGTGCGGTGACCCGGCCGGGCTCTCCCACGTGCTGGCGCGGCTGCCCGACCTGCTCGTCAAACCGATCGCGCGGGACGAGGACCGGCACACCATCACCGGGGCGGACCTGACGGCCGCGGAACGCACCGAGCTGGCCGCGCGGATCACGGCCGAGCCGCACGCGTGGACGGGCCAGGAGGTCCTGACGCCGAGCACCGTGCCGACGATCGGCCCGGGCGGGCGGCTCACCGCTCAGCCGGTCACGCTCCAGGCGTTCGCGGCGGCCGACGGTGGACGGTTCCAGGTACTCGCGGGTGGTCTCGCGCTGGCCGGTGACCGCGCCAAGGACGTCTGGGTCGTCGATCCCGGCACCCGGACGGCCCCGCGCACCTTCGACGGCCCGCCGCACGCCCCGGCCGGGGCGCTGAGCCCCCGAGTCGCCGCCGACCTGTTCTGGCTCGGCCGCTACGCGGAGCGCGCGGAGGACACCGCGCGCCTGCTGCGCGCCGTCGTGGACCGCCGGGCCGACTTCCAGGTCGGACCCGAGCCCGGCGGACGCCATGCCCTCGACGTGCTGCTCCGGGCCACCACCGCGGTGACGCTGACGGCTCCCGGTTTCCTCGGCGAGGGTGCCGTCGGCCGGCTCGCCGCCCCCGGCCCGGAGCTGCTGTCGCTGCTCACCGACCGCGACCGGCCCGGGTCGCTCGCCTACGCCGTGCACCGACTCACCGGTTCCGCGCAGGCGGTGCGCGAGCAGCTCTCCGCGGACACCTGGTTCGTGCTGGGCCGGCTGGAGTCGGTGCTCGGCGAGCTGGCCGCGTCCGGTGCCCCCGACGTCTCCGGTGCCCCCGACGTCTCCGGTGCCCCCGACGTCTCCGGTGCCCCCGACGTCTCCGGTGCACTGTCCCGCGTGCTGGAGGGCCTGCTCGCGATGGCCGGGCTCGCCGCGGAGAGCCACGTGCGTGACGCCGGCTGGTGCCTGCTCGACGCGGGCCGCCGCGTGGAGCGGGCCATCGGGGTCTGCGCACTGGTCGCCGCGACCCTGTGCGACCGCCCCCGCCCGGCCGCCGACGCGCTCGTGCTCGAGTCGGTGCTGATCGCCGCGGAGAGCGTGATCACCTACCGGCGGCTCCCCCGCACCGGCGTCGCGGCGGCGGTGGGGCTGCTGCTCACCGACCGGACCAACCCCCGTTCGGTCGCGCACCAGCTCGAGCGGCTCCGTGCCGACGTCGCCGGGGTCCCCGGGCCGGACGCCGGCGTCGAGGCGGCGCTGGAGGCCGTCGAGCGGCGGCTGGCCGACGGTCCGCCCCCGGTGCACCGCGGGCCCGCCGGCACCCGCGCCGAGCTGCGCGAGCTCGTCGTCGGGCTGGGCGACGACCTGGCCTGGTTCGCCGAGGTGCTCGAACGCGGCCGTTTCGCCCCCGGGGTGCCGCCGCGCCCGTTCGGGACGGTGGCCTGA